One genomic region from Rhizomicrobium palustre encodes:
- a CDS encoding D-alanine--D-alanine ligase family protein, giving the protein MKILVLHSDVPPGAPPDEMDTLIAADAVASALTSRGYETVQAPFFAVRLRALLETEKPDLVFNLVEGINGKGHLAHIAPRLLEQIGMAYTGMRPDGLILTSDKPRSKQLLRDAGLPTPDWCEPPHWHGLEPGRWIVKCAEEDASLGLDDDAVVEAPEVSARADLCAERFGGRWFAERFVDGREFNITILERDGKPHILPLAEMVFESWPVERPRIVGYDAKWDEASPAGQLMLRRFGLEEEDPALAGHLTLLCEDAWHLFQCRGAARIDFRVGADGVPQILEINPNPGIAPDSGLVAAAHHAGLSYADLVEGLVREAMR; this is encoded by the coding sequence ATGAAAATTCTGGTGCTCCATTCCGATGTGCCGCCTGGTGCCCCGCCGGATGAAATGGACACCCTCATCGCCGCCGATGCCGTCGCTTCCGCACTTACATCGCGCGGCTATGAAACCGTGCAGGCGCCGTTTTTCGCCGTCCGCTTGCGCGCGCTTCTGGAAACCGAAAAGCCCGATCTTGTGTTCAATCTGGTGGAAGGGATCAACGGCAAGGGCCATCTCGCCCATATCGCGCCGCGGCTTCTGGAACAGATCGGCATGGCTTACACCGGCATGAGGCCGGACGGCTTGATCCTCACCTCCGATAAGCCGCGCTCCAAGCAGCTCTTGCGCGATGCGGGGCTTCCGACGCCCGATTGGTGCGAGCCGCCGCATTGGCATGGGCTCGAGCCGGGGCGCTGGATCGTCAAATGCGCCGAGGAAGATGCCTCGCTCGGTCTTGATGACGATGCCGTGGTCGAGGCGCCTGAGGTTTCCGCCCGCGCCGATCTGTGTGCGGAACGTTTTGGCGGGCGCTGGTTTGCCGAGCGTTTCGTGGACGGGCGCGAATTCAACATCACCATCCTGGAACGGGATGGTAAACCGCACATCCTGCCGCTGGCCGAAATGGTGTTCGAATCCTGGCCCGTCGAACGCCCGCGCATTGTCGGTTATGACGCCAAATGGGATGAAGCCTCGCCTGCGGGCCAGCTCATGCTCCGCCGTTTCGGCCTTGAAGAAGAAGACCCAGCACTAGCCGGTCATCTCACGCTGTTATGCGAAGATGCCTGGCATCTTTTCCAGTGCCGGGGTGCCGCCCGCATCGATTTTCGCGTCGGCGCAGATGGCGTGCCGCAAATCCTGGAGATCAATCCCAATCCCGGCATCGCTCCCGATTCCGGCCTCGTCGCCGCCGCCCATCACGCGGGTCTTTCCTACGCCGATCTGGTGGAAGGGCTGGTGCGGGAAGCGATGCGGTAG
- a CDS encoding D-alanine--D-alanine ligase family protein — MRIAIAYDLKDDYLAQGWSAEEAAEFDSMVTIDAIAHALAALNLEPVRVGNVKALAARLVAGERFDAVFNFCEGVKGLGREAQVPALLETYDIPFVFSDTLTMALSLDKAMCKRVVRDGGVPTPDFAVLESLADADAITLPYPLFVKPVAEGSGKGVGAKSKVENLAQLKEAAAELLTRFRQPVLVERFLPGREFTVGITGTGAEAEVLGVSEIVPLSGFVGAGYGYANKSEGWEERVTIEPAPKDEAAKAGAVALAAWKILRCRDGGRVDIRCNAMGDAHFIEVNPLAGLRPEHSDLCLIAGFAGITYNDLIARIMASFFRRHPELRPAR; from the coding sequence ATGCGCATCGCCATCGCTTATGACCTGAAGGATGATTACCTCGCCCAAGGCTGGAGCGCGGAGGAGGCGGCGGAATTCGATTCCATGGTCACTATCGATGCCATCGCCCATGCGCTCGCGGCCCTAAATCTCGAACCCGTCCGCGTCGGCAATGTGAAGGCTCTGGCCGCGCGCCTTGTGGCGGGCGAGCGTTTCGATGCGGTGTTCAATTTCTGCGAAGGCGTGAAAGGTCTTGGCCGAGAGGCGCAGGTTCCGGCGCTCCTCGAAACCTATGACATTCCCTTCGTCTTCTCCGACACCCTCACCATGGCGCTCAGCCTCGACAAAGCAATGTGCAAGCGCGTCGTGCGCGATGGCGGGGTGCCGACGCCCGATTTTGCCGTGCTCGAAAGCCTCGCCGATGCCGATGCTATCACCTTGCCCTATCCGTTGTTCGTGAAACCGGTGGCGGAGGGCTCCGGCAAAGGTGTCGGTGCCAAATCCAAAGTCGAAAATCTCGCCCAATTGAAAGAGGCCGCCGCCGAGCTTCTCACCCGTTTCCGCCAGCCCGTGCTGGTGGAGCGTTTCCTGCCGGGGCGCGAATTCACGGTTGGTATTACGGGCACCGGCGCCGAGGCCGAAGTTCTGGGTGTCAGCGAGATCGTGCCGCTCTCCGGTTTTGTCGGCGCGGGTTATGGCTATGCCAATAAATCCGAAGGCTGGGAGGAGCGAGTCACCATCGAGCCTGCGCCCAAGGATGAAGCCGCCAAAGCCGGCGCCGTCGCGCTGGCCGCCTGGAAAATCCTGCGCTGCCGCGACGGAGGCCGCGTCGACATTCGTTGTAATGCCATGGGGGATGCGCATTTCATCGAGGTCAATCCGTTGGCGGGCTTGCGGCCTGAGCATTCCGATCTCTGCCTCATCGCTGGCTTTGCCGGGATCACCTATAACGATCTGATCGCGCGCATCATGGCCTCTTTCTTCCGCCGCCACCCCGAATTGAGGCCCGCGCGATGA
- a CDS encoding DMT family transporter produces MKNPPLAIALKLAQTLFFSLMYASIKLAGPAPLGEVVFFRGFFALVPLLAWTFYTVGPRAAIKTQRPLYHVVRGTVGVAAMFLNFAALALLPLATVTAFSFMQPIFAVILAALFLKEIVGPWRWGAVAAGFIGVLMMIEPHGGLMAVLQLQLSAGVVYALLFSFLSAVVVVWIRQMSTTERSEAIVFYFMSACAVIGIITMAFQHNVFTFHTCLWLVLCGLFGGVGQTLMTYSYRYGEPSLLAPFDYVSMVWAMILGWFLFGEMPENLVLWGAGVVIVSGLFIAWREHRHRIEVPRETVS; encoded by the coding sequence TTGAAAAACCCTCCTCTGGCGATTGCGCTGAAACTGGCGCAGACGCTGTTCTTTTCGCTCATGTATGCCTCGATCAAGCTTGCCGGCCCCGCGCCTTTAGGCGAGGTCGTGTTCTTTCGCGGCTTCTTCGCACTGGTGCCGCTGCTTGCCTGGACCTTCTATACGGTGGGCCCGCGCGCGGCGATCAAGACGCAGCGCCCGCTTTATCATGTGGTGCGCGGCACGGTGGGCGTTGCCGCCATGTTCCTGAACTTCGCCGCCCTGGCGCTTCTGCCGCTCGCCACCGTGACCGCCTTTTCCTTCATGCAGCCGATCTTCGCCGTGATCCTGGCGGCGCTGTTCCTGAAGGAGATTGTCGGGCCTTGGCGCTGGGGCGCGGTGGCGGCGGGCTTCATCGGTGTACTGATGATGATCGAGCCCCATGGCGGGCTCATGGCGGTGCTGCAATTGCAGCTTTCCGCTGGCGTGGTCTATGCCCTGCTCTTCTCGTTCCTCTCCGCCGTGGTGGTGGTGTGGATCCGCCAGATGAGCACGACGGAAAGAAGCGAAGCCATCGTCTTCTATTTCATGAGCGCTTGCGCGGTGATCGGCATCATCACCATGGCCTTCCAGCACAATGTCTTCACCTTCCACACCTGCCTGTGGCTCGTTCTGTGCGGCCTCTTCGGCGGCGTGGGCCAAACGCTGATGACCTACTCCTATCGCTATGGCGAACCATCGCTGCTAGCGCCCTTCGATTACGTCTCCATGGTCTGGGCGATGATCCTGGGCTGGTTCCTGTTCGGGGAAATGCCCGAGAACCTGGTGCTGTGGGGCGCAGGCGTGGTGATCGTCTCCGGTCTCTTCATCGCTTGGCGCGAACATCGCCATCGCATCGAAGTGCCGCGCGAGACGGTGAGCTGA
- a CDS encoding magnesium transporter CorA family protein → MLKTYMPLHGGLRIVPDADSTAVPPESLWIDLFDPSPEERQAVNNALGVDLPTRADMEEIEVSSRLYAENGAIYMTALVLANSGTENPVAGVVTFALVRNTLITIRYTEPQPFRTFEARCRRGTVPASKAENVLLDLLDVIIDRLADIQERASAEIERISRDIFDPDNSAHPISSHEFQEVLRALGRKHDLAGKIRESLLTLARMLAFLQQAMDNKDNKDVLPHVKTLTRDVNSLQDHLNYLTSRLSYLLDATLGLINIDQNNIIKIMSVAAMVFLPPTLFASIWGMNFQEMPELHSHFGYPIAWIVMIVSAIVPYIWFKRKGWL, encoded by the coding sequence ACCTATATGCCGCTGCATGGCGGCCTCAGAATTGTTCCCGATGCTGACAGCACGGCGGTACCGCCGGAGTCGCTGTGGATTGACCTGTTCGATCCCTCGCCAGAGGAACGCCAGGCGGTGAACAATGCGCTGGGCGTGGACCTTCCGACCCGCGCCGACATGGAAGAGATCGAGGTCTCTTCGCGGCTTTATGCCGAGAACGGCGCCATCTATATGACCGCGCTGGTGCTGGCCAATTCGGGCACGGAAAATCCCGTCGCGGGTGTGGTGACCTTCGCCCTGGTCCGCAACACGCTGATCACCATCCGCTATACCGAGCCGCAGCCCTTCCGCACCTTCGAGGCGCGCTGCCGCCGCGGCACCGTGCCTGCGAGCAAGGCGGAGAATGTTCTCCTCGATCTTCTCGACGTCATCATCGACCGCCTCGCCGATATTCAAGAGCGGGCCTCGGCCGAGATCGAACGCATCAGCCGCGATATCTTCGATCCCGACAATTCCGCCCATCCCATCAGCAGCCACGAATTCCAGGAAGTGCTGCGGGCGCTGGGCCGCAAGCATGATCTCGCCGGGAAAATCCGCGAGAGCCTTCTGACGCTGGCCCGCATGCTCGCCTTCCTGCAGCAGGCGATGGACAACAAGGACAACAAGGACGTTCTTCCGCATGTGAAGACGCTGACCCGCGACGTGAACTCGTTGCAGGATCATCTCAACTATCTCACCAGCCGCCTTTCTTACCTGTTGGACGCGACGCTGGGCCTGATCAACATCGACCAGAATAACATCATCAAAATCATGTCGGTGGCGGCGATGGTGTTCCTGCCGCCGACCCTCTTCGCCTCGATCTGGGGCATGAACTTCCAGGAAATGCCGGAGCTGCATTCCCATTTCGGCTATCCCATCGCCTGGATCGTCATGATCGTGTCGGCCATCGTCCCCTATATCTGGTTCAAGCGTAAAGGCTGGCTTTGA
- a CDS encoding GNAT family N-acetyltransferase, which produces MNFYATDTFLNAAAEAFFPGRAARIENVAFGEEVLRLLVIDGKPITRLPFLDVHQPLASHEISGTPQKGGFARQVVREILPLQSEYPADPNIMLAPFVDWSLFSSFAAYKDWQLNRHRSRMRDLERRGRSLASQQGEITFTRDDTAEDVLPFAQHWKSQQLIATGHDNYFARPETLAFFQALRRQGALTVSTLRAGGKLASVWIGFIHDRVWSGWVFTYDPAYKKYAAGHQLVGRMLEESYALGHREFDFSEGNEDYKLLYASHARLLGDIGRAPLKRRLVRFAKENIYALSPALLQKIKGLKAALRQRRALAEVRS; this is translated from the coding sequence ATGAATTTCTACGCGACAGACACCTTTCTCAACGCTGCGGCGGAGGCCTTCTTCCCGGGCCGCGCTGCGCGTATAGAGAACGTCGCCTTCGGTGAAGAGGTGCTGCGCCTGCTTGTCATCGATGGCAAACCGATCACACGCTTGCCATTCCTTGATGTGCATCAACCGCTCGCGTCCCACGAAATCTCAGGCACACCGCAAAAAGGTGGCTTCGCGCGTCAGGTCGTGCGCGAGATTCTGCCGCTCCAATCCGAATATCCAGCCGATCCCAATATCATGCTGGCGCCTTTCGTGGATTGGTCGCTGTTTTCCTCTTTCGCCGCTTATAAAGATTGGCAGCTCAATCGTCATCGCAGCCGCATGCGCGATCTGGAACGCCGCGGGCGCAGCCTTGCGTCACAGCAGGGCGAAATCACCTTCACCCGCGATGATACGGCGGAAGATGTGCTGCCCTTCGCGCAGCATTGGAAAAGCCAGCAGCTCATCGCCACCGGCCATGACAATTACTTCGCCCGTCCCGAAACACTCGCCTTCTTCCAAGCCTTGCGCCGCCAAGGCGCGCTCACCGTTTCCACTTTACGCGCGGGCGGAAAACTCGCCTCCGTCTGGATAGGCTTCATCCATGATCGCGTCTGGTCCGGCTGGGTCTTCACCTATGATCCGGCCTATAAGAAATATGCTGCGGGACATCAGCTTGTCGGCCGCATGCTGGAAGAGAGCTACGCCCTTGGCCATCGCGAGTTCGATTTCTCCGAAGGCAATGAAGACTACAAGCTCCTATACGCCAGCCATGCCCGCCTTCTGGGCGATATCGGGCGTGCGCCCTTGAAACGCCGCCTGGTGCGTTTCGCCAAGGAAAATATCTACGCCCTCAGCCCCGCGCTGCTCCAAAAAATCAAAGGCCTGAAGGCAGCGCTGCGCCAGCGCCGCGCTCTTGCAGAGGTGAGGTCGTAA